In one Bosea sp. RAC05 genomic region, the following are encoded:
- the nuoG gene encoding NADH-quinone oxidoreductase subunit NuoG, which translates to MTKLLIDGIEVDVPAEYTLLQACEAAGAEVPRFCFHERLSIAGNCRMCLVEVKGGPPKPQASCAIGVRDLRPGPNGEPPVVSTKSPMVKKAREGVMEFLLINHPLDCPICDQGGECDLQDQAMAYGVDTSRYAENKRAVEDKYIGPLVKTSMTRCIQCTRCVRFTTEVAGGQDLGAIGRGEDMEITTYLEQAMTSELQGNVVDLCPVGALTSKPYQNKARPWELTKTQSIDVMDAVGSAIRVDSRGKEVMRILPRLNEAVNEEWISDKTRHIVDGLRTQRLDRPYIRQNGALRPASWAEAFALIAEKVKATKPEKIGAIAGDLTAVEEMFALQGLIASLGSANLDCRQDGTKLHPKFGRASYILNAGIAGIEEADALMIIGANPRKEAPILNARIRKRWLRGDFTLGLVGEKVDLTYDYAHLGAGPETLAGFGDHAPANRQKPMLLIGQGALARPDGEAILAMAAKAARALGVVKDGWNGFGVLHTAASRVGGLDLGFVPGEGGLDVAGMVAPGALDVLFLLGADEIEVPAGAFVIYQGTHGDKGAHRADVILPGSAYTEKSGTYVNTEGRVQMTDRATFPPGDAREDWAVLRALSAALGKTLPFDSLAGLRRALYAAHPHFAALDRLDPADASGLGTLADLGGKAEKTGFVSPVADFYQTNPIARASAVMAECSALASGRLQQAAE; encoded by the coding sequence CCCAAGCCGCAGGCGTCGTGTGCCATCGGCGTGCGCGACCTGCGCCCCGGCCCCAATGGCGAGCCGCCGGTCGTCTCGACCAAGTCGCCCATGGTCAAGAAGGCGCGCGAGGGGGTGATGGAGTTCCTCCTGATCAACCACCCGCTGGATTGCCCGATCTGCGACCAGGGCGGCGAGTGCGACCTGCAGGACCAGGCGATGGCCTATGGCGTCGACACCTCGCGCTATGCCGAGAACAAGCGCGCGGTCGAGGACAAGTATATCGGCCCGCTGGTCAAGACCTCGATGACGCGCTGCATCCAGTGCACGCGCTGCGTCCGCTTCACGACCGAAGTCGCCGGTGGCCAGGACCTCGGCGCCATCGGCCGCGGCGAGGACATGGAGATCACCACCTATCTCGAGCAGGCGATGACCTCGGAGCTTCAGGGCAACGTCGTCGACCTCTGCCCGGTCGGTGCGCTGACCTCGAAGCCCTACCAGAACAAGGCCCGGCCCTGGGAGCTGACCAAGACGCAGTCGATCGACGTGATGGACGCCGTCGGCTCGGCGATCCGCGTCGATTCCCGCGGCAAGGAGGTCATGCGCATCCTGCCCCGCCTCAACGAGGCGGTGAACGAGGAGTGGATCTCCGACAAGACCCGCCACATCGTCGACGGCCTGCGCACTCAGCGTCTCGACCGGCCCTATATCCGCCAGAACGGAGCCCTGCGCCCGGCCTCCTGGGCCGAGGCCTTCGCGCTGATCGCGGAAAAGGTGAAGGCGACCAAGCCGGAGAAGATCGGCGCCATTGCCGGCGATCTCACCGCGGTCGAGGAGATGTTCGCGCTGCAGGGCCTGATCGCCTCGCTCGGGTCGGCTAACCTCGATTGCCGTCAGGACGGCACCAAGCTGCATCCGAAGTTCGGCCGCGCCAGCTACATCCTCAATGCCGGCATCGCCGGGATCGAGGAGGCGGATGCGCTGATGATCATCGGCGCCAATCCCCGCAAGGAGGCGCCGATCCTGAACGCGCGCATCCGCAAGCGCTGGCTGCGCGGCGATTTCACCCTCGGCCTGGTCGGCGAGAAGGTCGACCTGACCTATGACTACGCTCATCTCGGCGCAGGGCCGGAGACGCTCGCCGGCTTCGGCGACCACGCCCCGGCCAACCGGCAGAAGCCGATGCTGCTGATCGGGCAGGGCGCCTTGGCCCGTCCCGATGGCGAGGCGATCCTGGCGATGGCGGCCAAGGCGGCCCGCGCGCTCGGCGTCGTCAAGGACGGCTGGAACGGTTTTGGCGTGCTGCACACGGCGGCCTCGCGCGTCGGCGGGCTCGATCTCGGCTTCGTGCCGGGAGAGGGCGGGCTCGACGTCGCCGGCATGGTCGCGCCGGGCGCGCTCGACGTCCTCTTCCTGCTCGGCGCCGACGAGATCGAGGTGCCGGCCGGTGCCTTCGTGATCTATCAGGGCACGCATGGCGACAAGGGCGCGCACCGCGCCGACGTCATCCTGCCGGGCTCGGCCTACACCGAGAAATCCGGCACCTACGTCAACACCGAGGGCCGCGTGCAGATGACCGATCGCGCCACCTTCCCGCCGGGCGACGCCCGCGAGGACTGGGCGGTGCTGCGGGCGCTGTCGGCCGCGCTCGGCAAGACGCTGCCCTTTGACTCGCTGGCCGGCCTGCGCAGGGCGCTCTATGCGGCGCACCCGCATTTTGCCGCGCTCGACCGGCTCGATCCGGCGGACGCCTCGGGGCTCGGCACGCTCGCCGATCTCGGCGGCAAGGCCGAGAAGACCGGCTTCGTCTCGCCGGTCGCCGACTTCTACCAGACCAACCCGATCGCGCGCGCTTCCGCCGTGATGGCCGAGTGTTCGGCGCTGGCTTCGGGCCGGCTGCAGCAGGCGGCGGAGTAA
- the nuoH gene encoding NADH-quinone oxidoreductase subunit NuoH: protein MNWDLVLDLAIMLGKSFLLIACLLVFIAYILLADRKIWAAVQLRRGPNVVGPFGLFQSFADLLKFAFKEPIIPSGANKGVFLLAPLVTCLLALSAWAVIPVAEGWAIANINVGILYVLAISSLGIYGIIMAGWASNSKYPFMGALRSAAQMVSYEVSIGFVIITVLLCVGSLNLSAIVEAQNTKAGLFGWYWLPLFPMFVIFFISALAETNRPPFDLPEAESELVAGYMVEYSSTPYLLFMLGEYVAIMTMCAMMVILFLGGWLPPFPVAPFTWVPGVVWFMIKVCGVFFMFAMVKAFVPRYRYDQLMRLGWKVFLPLSLASVVVVAFVLQLTGWGPVR from the coding sequence ATGAACTGGGACCTCGTTCTCGATCTCGCGATCATGCTGGGCAAGAGCTTCCTGCTCATCGCCTGCCTCCTGGTCTTCATCGCCTATATCCTGCTGGCCGACCGCAAGATCTGGGCGGCGGTGCAGCTGCGGCGCGGCCCCAACGTGGTCGGGCCCTTCGGCCTGTTCCAGAGCTTCGCCGACCTGCTCAAATTCGCCTTCAAGGAGCCGATCATCCCGTCGGGCGCCAACAAGGGCGTCTTCCTGCTGGCGCCGCTGGTGACCTGCCTCTTGGCCCTGTCGGCCTGGGCGGTGATCCCGGTCGCCGAGGGCTGGGCGATCGCCAACATCAATGTCGGCATCCTCTATGTCCTGGCGATCTCGTCGCTGGGCATCTACGGCATCATCATGGCCGGCTGGGCCTCGAACTCGAAGTACCCCTTCATGGGCGCGCTGCGCTCGGCCGCGCAGATGGTGTCCTACGAGGTCTCGATCGGCTTCGTCATCATCACCGTGCTGCTCTGCGTCGGCTCGCTCAACCTCTCGGCCATCGTCGAGGCGCAGAACACCAAGGCCGGCCTGTTCGGCTGGTACTGGCTGCCGCTGTTCCCGATGTTCGTGATCTTCTTCATCTCGGCGCTGGCCGAGACGAACCGGCCGCCCTTCGACCTGCCCGAGGCGGAATCGGAGCTCGTCGCCGGCTACATGGTCGAATACTCCTCGACCCCGTATCTGCTGTTCATGCTCGGCGAGTACGTGGCGATCATGACCATGTGCGCCATGATGGTGATCCTCTTCCTCGGGGGCTGGCTGCCGCCGTTCCCAGTCGCGCCCTTCACCTGGGTGCCGGGCGTCGTCTGGTTCATGATCAAGGTCTGCGGCGTCTTCTTCATGTTCGCGATGGTGAAGGCCTTCGTGCCGCGCTACCGCTACGACCAGCTGATGCGGCTGGGCTGGAAGGTCTTCCTGCCGCTGTCACTGGCCTCGGTCGTGGTCGTCGCCTTCGTGCTGCAGCTCACGGGCTGGGGGCCGGTGCGCTGA
- the nuoI gene encoding NADH-quinone oxidoreductase subunit NuoI, translating to MSLAQAAKGLLLKEFVGAFALSMRYFFKPKATINYPFEKNPQSPRFRGEHALRRYPNGEERCIACKLCEAICPAQAITIEAGPRRNDGTRRTTRYDIDMTKCIYCGFCQEACPVDAIVEGPNFEFATETREELFYDKDRLLENGARWEREIARNIAMDAPYR from the coding sequence ATGTCGCTCGCACAAGCCGCAAAGGGCCTGCTGCTGAAGGAGTTCGTCGGCGCGTTCGCGCTGTCGATGCGCTATTTCTTCAAGCCGAAGGCGACCATCAACTATCCCTTCGAGAAGAATCCGCAGAGCCCGCGCTTCCGCGGCGAGCATGCCCTGCGCCGTTATCCCAATGGCGAGGAGCGTTGCATCGCCTGCAAGCTCTGCGAGGCGATCTGCCCGGCCCAGGCCATCACCATCGAGGCCGGCCCGCGCCGCAATGACGGCACGCGCCGCACCACGCGCTACGACATCGACATGACCAAGTGCATCTATTGCGGCTTCTGCCAGGAGGCCTGCCCGGTCGATGCGATCGTCGAGGGGCCCAACTTCGAATTCGCCACCGAGACCCGCGAGGAGCTGTTCTACGACAAGGACCGGCTGCTCGAGAACGGCGCCCGCTGGGAGCGCGAGATCGCGCGCAACATCGCGATGGACGCCCCCTATCGCTGA
- a CDS encoding NADH-quinone oxidoreductase subunit J translates to MNAAAAFFYLFAGITVASAFMVVTSRNPVHSVLFLILAFVNAAGLFLLLGAEFLAMLLIVVYVGAVAVLFLFVVMMLDVDFAEFRQGFLNYLPIGALIGLIFAVELLLVVGAWVIDPQIVRAPVAAIPAGITNTEAIGRVLYTQYVYYFQAAGLVLLVAMIGAIVLTLRDRPGIKRQDIAQQNARTKATAMDVKKVQPGAALPEETV, encoded by the coding sequence ATGAATGCCGCAGCGGCTTTCTTCTATCTGTTCGCAGGCATCACCGTCGCTTCGGCGTTCATGGTGGTGACCTCGCGCAACCCCGTTCACTCGGTGCTCTTCCTGATCCTGGCCTTCGTCAACGCGGCCGGGTTGTTCCTGCTGCTGGGGGCCGAATTCCTCGCGATGCTGCTGATCGTCGTCTATGTCGGCGCGGTCGCGGTGCTCTTCCTCTTCGTGGTGATGATGCTCGACGTCGATTTCGCCGAGTTCCGCCAGGGCTTCCTGAACTACCTGCCGATCGGCGCGCTGATCGGCCTGATCTTCGCGGTCGAGCTGCTGCTCGTCGTCGGCGCCTGGGTCATCGACCCGCAGATCGTGCGCGCGCCGGTGGCCGCCATCCCCGCCGGCATCACCAACACCGAGGCGATCGGGCGGGTGCTCTACACCCAGTATGTCTACTACTTCCAGGCCGCCGGCCTCGTCCTGCTCGTCGCCATGATCGGCGCGATCGTGCTGACCCTGCGCGACCGCCCCGGCATCAAGCGCCAGGACATCGCGCAGCAGAACGCGCGCACCAAGGCGACCGCCATGGACGTCAAGAAGGTGCAGCCGGGCGCCGCGCTGCCGGAGGAGACGGTCTGA
- the nuoK gene encoding NADH-quinone oxidoreductase subunit NuoK, with protein MMIGLGHYLAVGAILFTLGVLGIFLNRKNVIVILMSVELILLAVNLNFVAFSSFLNDIVGQIFALLVLTVAAAEAAIGLAILVVYFRNRGTIAVEDINMMKG; from the coding sequence CTGATGATCGGGCTTGGCCACTACCTCGCCGTCGGGGCGATCCTGTTCACGCTGGGCGTGCTCGGCATCTTCCTGAACCGCAAGAACGTCATCGTCATCCTGATGTCGGTCGAGCTCATCCTGCTCGCGGTCAACCTGAACTTCGTCGCCTTTTCGAGCTTCCTGAACGACATCGTCGGGCAGATCTTCGCGCTGCTGGTGCTGACGGTGGCGGCGGCGGAAGCCGCCATCGGGCTCGCCATTCTCGTCGTCTACTTCCGCAACCGCGGCACGATCGCGGTGGAAGACATCAACATGATGAAAGGCTGA
- the nuoL gene encoding NADH-quinone oxidoreductase subunit L, whose protein sequence is MYHAIVFLPLIGFLIAGLFGRLIGARGSEIVTTSLLIVSAVLSWVAFFNVGFGAGTTRVQVATWMSSGGLQVDWAFRVDTLTVVMLVVVNTVSSLVHLYSIGYMHEDPHRPRFFAYLSLFTFAMLMLVTADNLVQMFFGWEGVGLASYLLIGFWYQKPSACAAAMKAFIVNRVGDFGFLLGIFLVFVLTGSVAFDTIFPQIAGLTEKSFRFLGYDWNALTLTALLLFMGAMGKSAQFLLHTWLPDAMEGPTPVSALIHAATMVTAGVFMVARLSPIFEYAPVALTVVIVIGATTAFFAATVGLVQNDIKRVIAYSTCSQLGYMFVALGVGAYSAGVFHLFTHAFFKALLFLGAGSVIHAMHHEQDMRNMGGLRKHIPLTAAAMTIGTLALTGFPLFAGYFSKDAIIESAYAAVAHKGFAASYAYVLLVVAACMTSFYSWRLYFMTFEGKPRWGADAHASHGHAAHGHDDHAHAAHAHDDHHGHGHDHKPHESPLVMLIPLAVLSLGAVAAGFAFKGAFIGHGYEHFWKASLFTGKDNHILHEMHEVPKWVIWSPFVAMLIGFVLALYMYVLRPDVPGKLAAANPVLYRFLLNKWYFDEIYDFLFVKPSMWIGKFLWKKGDGFVIDGMGPDGISARVVDVTNRVVRLQTGYLYHYAFAMLMGVAGLVTWYLVARG, encoded by the coding sequence ATGTATCACGCGATCGTCTTCCTCCCCCTGATCGGCTTCCTGATCGCCGGCCTCTTCGGCCGGCTGATCGGCGCGCGCGGATCGGAGATCGTCACCACCTCGCTGCTGATCGTTTCGGCGGTCCTGTCCTGGGTCGCCTTCTTCAATGTCGGCTTCGGCGCCGGCACGACGCGCGTCCAGGTCGCGACCTGGATGTCCTCGGGTGGCTTGCAGGTCGACTGGGCCTTCCGCGTCGACACGCTCACCGTGGTGATGCTGGTCGTCGTCAACACCGTCTCGTCGCTCGTGCACCTCTACTCGATCGGGTACATGCACGAGGATCCGCACCGGCCGCGCTTCTTCGCCTATCTGTCGCTGTTCACCTTCGCCATGCTGATGCTGGTGACGGCCGACAACCTGGTGCAGATGTTCTTCGGCTGGGAGGGCGTCGGCCTCGCCTCCTATCTGCTGATCGGCTTCTGGTACCAGAAGCCCTCCGCCTGCGCCGCGGCGATGAAGGCCTTCATCGTCAACCGCGTCGGCGATTTCGGCTTCCTGCTCGGCATCTTCCTGGTCTTCGTCCTGACCGGCTCGGTCGCCTTCGACACCATCTTCCCGCAGATCGCCGGCCTGACCGAGAAGAGCTTCCGCTTCCTCGGCTATGACTGGAACGCGCTGACGCTGACCGCGCTGCTGCTGTTCATGGGCGCCATGGGCAAGTCGGCCCAGTTCCTGCTGCACACCTGGCTGCCCGACGCGATGGAGGGCCCGACCCCGGTCTCGGCCCTGATCCACGCCGCGACCATGGTCACCGCCGGCGTCTTCATGGTTGCGCGCCTGTCGCCGATCTTCGAATACGCCCCGGTGGCGCTCACCGTCGTCATCGTCATCGGCGCGACGACCGCGTTCTTCGCCGCCACCGTCGGCCTCGTCCAGAACGACATCAAGCGCGTCATCGCCTACTCGACCTGCTCGCAGCTCGGCTACATGTTCGTCGCGCTGGGCGTCGGCGCCTATTCGGCCGGCGTCTTCCACCTCTTCACCCACGCCTTCTTCAAGGCGCTGCTGTTCCTCGGTGCCGGCTCGGTCATCCACGCGATGCACCATGAGCAGGACATGCGGAACATGGGGGGCCTGCGGAAGCACATCCCGCTGACGGCGGCCGCCATGACCATCGGCACGCTGGCGCTCACCGGCTTCCCGCTCTTCGCCGGCTACTTCTCCAAGGATGCGATCATCGAGAGCGCCTATGCCGCGGTCGCGCATAAGGGCTTCGCCGCCTCCTATGCCTATGTGCTGCTGGTCGTCGCCGCCTGCATGACCTCGTTCTACTCCTGGCGCCTCTACTTCATGACCTTCGAGGGCAAGCCGCGCTGGGGTGCGGATGCCCACGCGTCTCATGGTCACGCCGCGCATGGTCACGACGATCATGCCCATGCTGCCCATGCGCATGACGACCACCACGGCCATGGCCACGACCACAAGCCGCATGAGAGCCCGCTGGTGATGCTGATCCCGCTCGCCGTGCTCTCGCTCGGCGCGGTGGCCGCCGGTTTCGCCTTCAAGGGCGCCTTCATCGGGCACGGCTACGAGCACTTCTGGAAGGCTTCGCTCTTCACGGGCAAGGACAACCACATCCTGCACGAGATGCACGAGGTGCCGAAATGGGTGATCTGGTCGCCCTTCGTCGCCATGCTGATCGGCTTCGTGCTGGCGCTCTACATGTACGTCCTGCGCCCCGACGTGCCGGGCAAGCTCGCGGCCGCCAACCCGGTCCTGTACCGCTTCCTGCTCAACAAGTGGTATTTCGACGAGATCTACGACTTCCTGTTCGTGAAGCCGTCGATGTGGATCGGGAAGTTCCTCTGGAAGAAGGGCGACGGCTTCGTCATCGACGGCATGGGCCCGGACGGGATTTCCGCCCGCGTCGTCGACGTGACCAACCGGGTCGTGCGGCTGCAGACCGGCTATCTCTACCACTATGCCTTCGCCATGCTGATGGGCGTCGCGGGCCTGGTGACCTGGTATCTCGTGGCGCGCGGGTGA
- a CDS encoding NADH-quinone oxidoreductase subunit M, whose amino-acid sequence MLGFGILTGLLIVPLVGTAFILTLRGDQAAVESNARYVALGATVATFVLACYAWSKFDPANPGFQMVETHAWVSDAIQFKLGVDGFSFPFVVLTAFLMPFCILASWHSITKRVREYMVAFLILETLMIGVFVALDLVLFYLFFEGGLIPMFLIIGIWGGKRRVYASYKFFLYTLLGSVLLLLALMAMYWHAGTTDIPTLLAHKFPAGMQTWLWLAFFASFAVKMPMWPVHTWLPDAHVEAPTAGSVVLAAIMLKMGGYGFIRFSIPMFPEASAYFASFVFALSVIAIVYTSLVALMQEDIKKLIAYSSVAHMGFVTMGLFTLTPQGIQGAMFQMVSHGLVSGALFLCVGVIYDRMHTREISAYGGLVNRMPVYAVVFMVFTMANVGLPGTAGFVGEFLTLMGAFRANPWVAFIACSGVILSAAYALWLYRRVVFGELVKPELKDIADLDRREMVILIPLVVLTVWYGIRPGTILDAFAAPTEALIKNYQAALTAAKTAMLVVQ is encoded by the coding sequence ATGTTGGGCTTCGGTATCCTCACCGGTCTTCTGATCGTGCCGCTGGTCGGCACGGCGTTCATCCTGACGCTGCGCGGCGATCAGGCCGCGGTCGAGTCCAATGCGCGCTATGTGGCGCTCGGCGCCACCGTCGCGACCTTCGTGCTCGCCTGCTACGCCTGGTCGAAGTTCGACCCCGCCAATCCCGGCTTCCAGATGGTCGAGACCCATGCCTGGGTCTCCGACGCGATCCAGTTCAAGCTCGGCGTCGACGGCTTCTCCTTCCCCTTCGTGGTGCTCACCGCCTTCCTGATGCCGTTCTGCATCCTGGCGTCGTGGCATTCGATCACGAAGCGGGTGCGCGAATACATGGTCGCGTTCCTCATCCTCGAGACGCTGATGATCGGCGTCTTCGTGGCGCTCGACCTCGTGCTGTTCTACCTCTTCTTCGAGGGCGGCCTGATCCCGATGTTCCTGATCATCGGCATCTGGGGCGGCAAGCGGCGCGTCTACGCCTCCTACAAGTTCTTCCTCTACACGCTGCTGGGCTCGGTGCTGCTGCTGCTGGCGCTGATGGCGATGTACTGGCACGCCGGCACCACCGACATCCCGACGCTGCTGGCACACAAGTTCCCGGCGGGCATGCAGACCTGGCTCTGGCTCGCCTTCTTCGCCTCGTTTGCGGTGAAGATGCCGATGTGGCCGGTCCACACCTGGCTGCCGGACGCTCACGTCGAGGCGCCGACCGCGGGCTCCGTCGTGCTTGCGGCGATCATGCTGAAGATGGGCGGCTACGGCTTCATCCGCTTCTCGATCCCGATGTTCCCGGAGGCCTCGGCCTATTTCGCCTCCTTCGTCTTCGCGCTGTCGGTCATCGCCATCGTCTACACCTCGCTGGTGGCGCTGATGCAGGAGGACATCAAGAAGCTGATCGCCTACTCCTCGGTGGCGCATATGGGCTTCGTCACCATGGGCCTGTTCACCCTGACGCCGCAGGGCATCCAGGGTGCGATGTTCCAGATGGTCAGCCACGGGCTGGTCTCGGGCGCGCTCTTCCTCTGCGTCGGCGTGATCTACGACCGCATGCACACCCGCGAGATTTCCGCCTATGGCGGGCTGGTCAACCGGATGCCGGTCTACGCGGTCGTCTTCATGGTCTTCACCATGGCCAATGTCGGCCTGCCCGGCACGGCCGGCTTCGTCGGCGAGTTCCTGACGCTGATGGGCGCCTTCCGGGCCAATCCCTGGGTGGCCTTCATCGCCTGCTCGGGCGTCATCCTGTCGGCTGCCTATGCGCTCTGGCTCTACCGCCGCGTCGTCTTCGGCGAGCTGGTCAAGCCCGAGCTCAAGGACATCGCCGATCTCGATCGCCGTGAAATGGTGATCCTGATCCCGCTGGTCGTGCTCACGGTCTGGTACGGTATCCGTCCGGGGACCATCCTCGACGCCTTCGCCGCGCCGACCGAAGCCCTCATCAAGAATTATCAGGCCGCACTCACCGCCGCGAAAACGGCGATGCTGGTCGTTCAGTAA
- the nuoN gene encoding NADH-quinone oxidoreductase subunit NuoN, with translation MALPALGPALPEIILAIGAIGMVLVGAIRGERSTRLLEGAALALFALALVLVLAGEGRALTFNGGFVVDSFARFFKVLTLLGAAAAILLSSDALRRDGSMRFEFPILIVLSTIGMMMMISANDLISLYVGLELQSLALYVVAAFDRDNPKSTEAGLKYFVLGALSSGMLLYGASLVYGFTGTVNYAGIAAAVQGGNPGIGLIFGIVFIAAGVAFKISAVPFHMWTPDVYEGAPTPVAAFFASAPKMAAMAMVVRIFVGAFPGALHEWQQIVIFIAIASMALGAFAAIGQTNIKRLLAYSSIANMGYALVGLAAGTANGVQGVLVYMAIYLATTLGAFACVLLMRRDGKAVEEIGELAGLSRTNPWMAFALSMMMFSLAGIPPLAGFWAKFYVFLAAIDAKLYVLAVVGVVTSVIGAYYYLRLVKVIYFDDAKPAFEKGDFGVRAVLLVSALFVLALSLLPAPLLNSAGAAAKSLF, from the coding sequence ATGGCTCTGCCCGCTCTCGGCCCGGCGCTTCCGGAAATCATCCTCGCGATCGGCGCCATCGGCATGGTGCTGGTCGGTGCGATCCGCGGCGAGCGGTCGACACGCCTGCTCGAGGGCGCGGCCCTGGCGCTGTTTGCGCTGGCGCTCGTGCTGGTTCTCGCCGGCGAGGGCCGGGCGCTCACCTTCAACGGCGGTTTCGTCGTCGACAGCTTCGCCCGTTTCTTCAAGGTGCTGACGCTGCTGGGCGCCGCCGCGGCGATCCTGCTGTCCTCGGACGCCCTGCGCCGCGACGGCTCGATGCGCTTCGAGTTCCCGATCCTGATCGTCCTGTCGACGATCGGGATGATGATGATGATCTCGGCCAACGACCTCATCAGCCTCTATGTCGGCCTCGAACTGCAGTCGCTCGCGCTCTATGTCGTCGCCGCCTTCGACCGTGACAATCCGAAATCGACCGAGGCCGGCCTGAAGTACTTCGTCCTCGGCGCGCTCTCGTCGGGCATGCTGCTCTACGGCGCCTCGCTGGTCTATGGCTTCACCGGCACGGTCAACTATGCCGGCATCGCCGCGGCGGTCCAGGGCGGGAATCCCGGGATCGGCCTGATCTTCGGCATCGTCTTCATCGCCGCCGGCGTCGCCTTCAAGATCTCAGCCGTTCCGTTCCACATGTGGACGCCGGACGTCTACGAGGGCGCACCGACCCCGGTCGCCGCCTTTTTCGCCTCCGCCCCCAAGATGGCGGCGATGGCGATGGTCGTGCGCATCTTCGTCGGGGCCTTCCCGGGCGCGCTGCACGAGTGGCAGCAGATCGTCATCTTCATCGCAATCGCCTCGATGGCGCTCGGCGCCTTCGCCGCGATCGGTCAGACCAACATCAAGCGCCTGCTCGCCTACTCATCGATCGCCAATATGGGCTATGCGCTGGTCGGTCTCGCCGCCGGCACCGCCAATGGCGTCCAGGGCGTGCTGGTCTACATGGCGATCTATCTGGCGACGACGCTCGGCGCCTTCGCCTGCGTGCTGCTGATGCGCCGCGACGGCAAGGCGGTCGAGGAGATCGGCGAACTCGCCGGTCTGTCGCGGACCAATCCGTGGATGGCCTTCGCGCTCTCGATGATGATGTTCTCGCTCGCGGGCATCCCGCCGCTGGCCGGGTTCTGGGCGAAGTTCTACGTCTTCCTCGCCGCCATCGACGCCAAGCTCTATGTCCTGGCCGTGGTCGGCGTCGTCACCAGCGTCATCGGCGCTTACTACTACCTGCGCCTCGTCAAGGTGATCTATTTCGACGACGCGAAGCCCGCCTTCGAGAAGGGCGACTTCGGCGTGCGGGCCGTGCTGCTGGTCTCCGCGCTGTTCGTGCTGGCGCTCTCGCTGCTGCCGGCACCGCTGCTGAACTCGGCCGGCGCGGCGGCGAAGTCGCTGTTTTGA
- a CDS encoding biotin--[acetyl-CoA-carboxylase] ligase, with the protein MLGDLARAAGYRLIVRDEVGSTMEEARRALQQGDPGQLWIVARSQNAGRGRHGRQWTSPPGNLYASLLLVNPCEPALAPQLGFVAGLALHDAAARVTGLAAPRLALKWPNDLLVDGAKCSGLLLEGESGAGRFAVIAGLGVNIASCAQGTPYPASFLRADAPDVSIEATLAALAEAFAERFAIWQRPGGFGPTRQAWLERAAFLGQTITIRPPSGAVTGVFSGLDPAGRLLLETPGGIRAFDAGDLFFGAAIPEAAPR; encoded by the coding sequence ATGTTAGGCGACCTCGCCCGCGCCGCCGGCTACCGGCTGATCGTCCGTGACGAGGTCGGCTCGACCATGGAGGAGGCGCGGCGCGCGCTCCAGCAGGGCGATCCCGGCCAGCTCTGGATCGTGGCGCGCAGCCAGAATGCCGGGCGCGGGCGCCATGGCCGGCAATGGACCTCTCCGCCGGGCAATCTCTACGCGAGCCTTCTCCTGGTGAACCCTTGCGAGCCGGCGTTGGCGCCGCAACTCGGCTTCGTCGCGGGGCTCGCTCTTCACGATGCCGCGGCGCGCGTCACAGGGCTGGCGGCGCCACGGCTGGCGCTCAAATGGCCGAACGATCTGCTCGTCGACGGCGCCAAATGTTCGGGCCTGCTGCTCGAGGGCGAGAGCGGGGCAGGGCGCTTCGCCGTCATCGCGGGTCTCGGCGTCAACATCGCGTCCTGCGCGCAAGGCACGCCCTATCCGGCGAGCTTCCTGCGCGCCGATGCGCCCGACGTCAGCATCGAGGCGACGCTGGCGGCGCTCGCCGAGGCCTTCGCCGAGCGCTTCGCCATCTGGCAGCGGCCCGGCGGCTTCGGCCCCACGCGGCAGGCCTGGCTGGAGCGGGCGGCGTTCCTCGGCCAGACCATCACCATCCGCCCGCCCTCGGGCGCCGTCACCGGTGTCTTCTCCGGCCTCGACCCCGCCGGTCGACTGCTGCTCGAGACGCCGGGCGGGATACGAGCCTTCGATGCCGGCGATCTGTTCTTCGGCGCGGCCATCCCCGAGGCCGCGCCCCGCTGA